The Dehalogenimonas lykanthroporepellens BL-DC-9 genome includes a window with the following:
- a CDS encoding protein of unknown function DUF6 transmembrane (PFAM: protein of unknown function DUF6 transmembrane~KEGG: dev:DhcVS_924 transport protein), whose product MNLFATVDKKALLAIGVTLIFWASSFAGNRAGLESYHPGALILLRFLTASLVLGLYAVITRGIRAPRAADLGWIIFGGAIGITAYHSLLAHGQQTVTAGSASFIIGAVPIFTGLLAAVTLKESLTSRQWAGIGVSFAGIALIAFGEGGHLEFEAGAVLILAAAVSTSIFFVIQKKLLRRYRPLEVTCYSFWAGTALMLIYLPELLRDLPLAAPGPTAAVIYMGIFPAALAYLTWNYALTRTPASVATSFMYLNPIVATIIAFIWLGEVPSAIAGVGGLLAIGGVIITARSVR is encoded by the coding sequence TTGAACCTTTTTGCCACCGTCGATAAAAAAGCCCTCCTGGCCATCGGCGTCACTCTGATATTCTGGGCATCGTCCTTCGCCGGCAACCGGGCTGGATTGGAAAGCTACCATCCGGGCGCCCTGATACTGCTCCGTTTCCTGACCGCTTCTCTGGTGCTGGGTTTATATGCCGTTATTACCCGGGGCATCCGGGCGCCCCGGGCGGCCGACCTCGGCTGGATAATATTCGGCGGGGCTATCGGCATCACCGCCTATCACTCCCTGCTGGCGCATGGTCAACAGACAGTGACTGCCGGCTCGGCCAGTTTCATCATCGGCGCCGTACCCATCTTCACCGGTCTGCTGGCGGCTGTCACCTTGAAAGAGAGCCTGACGTCGCGGCAATGGGCCGGAATCGGCGTCAGCTTCGCCGGCATCGCCCTGATTGCTTTCGGTGAAGGCGGCCATCTGGAATTCGAAGCCGGCGCCGTGCTCATCCTGGCGGCGGCCGTCAGCACCTCGATATTCTTCGTTATTCAAAAGAAACTGCTACGGAGATACCGTCCCTTGGAAGTAACCTGCTATTCTTTCTGGGCCGGCACCGCACTGATGCTGATTTATCTGCCGGAACTGTTGCGGGACCTGCCGCTCGCCGCCCCCGGGCCGACCGCGGCGGTCATTTACATGGGAATATTCCCGGCAGCGCTGGCCTACCTGACCTGGAATTATGCCTTAACCCGCACTCCGGCTTCGGTGGCCACCAGTTTCATGTATCTCAATCCTATCGTGGCCACTATCATCGCCTTTATCTGGCTGGGGGAAGTACCCTCGGCCATTGCCGGCGTCGGCGGTCTGCTGGCCATCGGCGGCGTCATCATCACTGCCCGAAGCGTTCGCTGA
- a CDS encoding hypothetical protein (KEGG: det:DET0133 hypothetical protein), with the protein MLEGKCPKCGYQCAGWGLSFPRHQSCAKCGTAMLIFEDGQPLGVGYSPFSAEHHEPAGSPRKASPTLPHSGEDTAD; encoded by the coding sequence ATGCTTGAAGGTAAATGCCCGAAATGCGGTTACCAGTGCGCCGGTTGGGGCCTCAGTTTCCCCCGGCATCAGTCCTGTGCCAAGTGCGGCACGGCCATGCTGATCTTCGAGGACGGCCAGCCGCTGGGTGTCGGTTATTCACCCTTCAGCGCCGAGCACCATGAGCCGGCAGGTTCACCCCGAAAGGCTTCCCCCACTCTGCCTCACAGCGGCGAAGACACCGCCGACTGA
- a CDS encoding hypothetical protein (KEGG: rlg:Rleg_5071 major facilitator superfamily MFS_1), protein MERVWNLKTFLINSLVWMVLINMILALVIELKSQSGQVTTSFLTCVLLAVVFYIALANVAEWLSYILPGSLLSIDTARVTGESGEYWALTVLSTLALTAFPFIWIFTASIRKSCNPLL, encoded by the coding sequence ATGGAGCGGGTCTGGAACCTGAAGACCTTTCTGATTAACAGCCTGGTATGGATGGTACTTATCAATATGATACTGGCGCTGGTTATCGAACTGAAATCACAGAGCGGCCAGGTGACCACCAGCTTCTTAACCTGTGTCCTGCTGGCTGTGGTTTTCTACATCGCCCTGGCAAACGTCGCCGAATGGTTGTCCTATATCCTGCCCGGCAGTCTGCTATCCATCGACACCGCTCGGGTTACCGGCGAAAGCGGCGAATACTGGGCGCTGACGGTTTTGAGCACTCTTGCCCTGACCGCTTTTCCCTTTATATGGATCTTCACCGCCTCAATCAGGAAGAGCTGTAATCCCCTTCTTTAA
- a CDS encoding UspA domain protein (PFAM: UspA domain protein~KEGG: deg:DehalGT_1037 UspA domain protein): MYKKILVPLDGSKTAEGVLPHAKALAYAEGAEIVLLNVAANPAQEFAFEDPAIAGYSIAEQEQKATAYMGRICEDIKSAGFKVSCHLREGSPANTILKVAEEIGVDAIAMSTHGRGWPANWLIGSVAERVIRHSKVPVLMIRSENK, translated from the coding sequence ATGTACAAAAAGATTTTGGTTCCCCTGGACGGATCCAAAACGGCTGAAGGTGTATTACCCCACGCCAAAGCGCTGGCTTATGCCGAAGGCGCGGAGATTGTCCTGCTTAATGTAGCGGCCAATCCGGCTCAGGAATTTGCCTTCGAAGACCCGGCCATCGCCGGCTACTCGATAGCCGAACAGGAGCAGAAAGCGACCGCCTACATGGGCCGCATCTGCGAAGACATCAAGTCAGCCGGTTTCAAGGTTTCCTGCCACCTGCGGGAAGGCTCTCCGGCCAATACCATCCTGAAAGTGGCCGAAGAGATCGGCGTGGATGCCATCGCCATGTCAACTCATGGTCGGGGCTGGCCGGCCAACTGGCTTATCGGCAGTGTCGCCGAAAGGGTCATCAGGCACTCGAAAGTGCCGGTACTGATGATTCGTAGCGAAAATAAGTGA
- a CDS encoding Sigma 54 interacting domain protein (KEGG: det:DET1055 DNA repair protein RecN~TIGRFAM: DNA repair protein RecN~PFAM: SMC domain protein) yields MLLRLHVKNFGIIEDFDWTPGSGLNVLTGETGAGKSLVVDALSALLSGRLDDSSIRHGTDETRVEGTFELSSDTELLSLLTAKGIDTADGILIISLSLKQGGRTVTRLNGDSVPRSLISEIGRRLVDIHSQSQHLSLLDRASHLDFLDSYAGVVELRQEFASFVQTLQRTRKQLEQLTRESEEDARQADFLQFQVNEILQAGLTADEDSRLEQEKKILVSAETIRELAQAAVQALDGDEATEGLSASAMLSRANAALDRLSAIDPEMSATAENLRLALDTTAEAVRDLRSYAGAVDANPARLEEIQNRLSLIGDLKRKYGATIEDVLEFARRTRIRLDELDGRDEKIAAFSAELAQLRQVLAAKALALSEHRRKKAVELAAAVNRELAELAMAGVRFEINLDYRTSPEGLELPDGPRVAVDTTGIDRIEFLAATNPGEPAKPLEKIASTGELSRFTLAVKTALARADRVPVLIFDEIDIGVGGRSGDIIGLKLATLAESHQVICVTHLPQIAVYAGHHFTVAKNDSNGRTVSRLTELSEDDRVTELAMMLSGTDSRVSRDGATELLARSAAFRARGKDKPV; encoded by the coding sequence TTGCTGTTACGTCTTCACGTCAAAAATTTCGGCATTATCGAGGACTTCGACTGGACACCGGGATCGGGACTCAATGTCCTGACCGGCGAAACCGGCGCTGGCAAGTCGCTGGTGGTCGATGCCCTCAGTGCCCTGTTATCCGGACGTCTCGATGACAGCTCCATCCGCCACGGCACCGATGAAACCAGAGTCGAAGGTACATTTGAACTGAGTAGCGACACCGAGTTGTTGTCCCTGCTGACCGCCAAGGGCATCGATACCGCCGACGGCATCCTGATAATATCCCTGTCACTGAAGCAGGGCGGCCGTACCGTCACTCGTCTCAACGGTGACTCCGTACCCCGGAGTCTGATATCCGAAATCGGCCGAAGACTGGTGGACATCCATTCCCAGAGCCAGCACCTGTCCCTCCTGGACCGCGCCAGCCACCTGGATTTTCTGGACAGTTACGCCGGCGTCGTCGAACTGCGACAGGAATTCGCCTCTTTCGTCCAGACACTTCAGCGAACCCGGAAACAACTGGAACAACTGACCCGCGAATCCGAAGAAGACGCCCGTCAGGCGGATTTCCTGCAATTCCAGGTCAATGAAATTCTCCAGGCCGGACTGACCGCCGATGAGGACAGCCGCCTGGAGCAGGAGAAAAAAATACTGGTTTCGGCCGAGACCATTCGAGAGCTTGCCCAGGCCGCCGTCCAGGCACTGGACGGTGACGAAGCTACCGAAGGTTTATCGGCATCGGCTATGCTGAGCCGGGCTAACGCCGCTCTGGACCGCCTGTCAGCCATTGACCCCGAGATGTCAGCAACCGCGGAAAACCTTCGCCTGGCGCTGGATACCACCGCCGAAGCTGTTCGCGATCTGCGCTCCTACGCCGGGGCTGTCGACGCCAACCCGGCCCGGCTGGAGGAGATACAAAACCGCCTCAGTCTCATCGGCGACCTGAAAAGAAAATACGGCGCTACCATAGAGGATGTCCTGGAATTCGCCCGGCGTACCCGGATTAGGCTCGATGAACTCGACGGCCGGGATGAAAAAATCGCCGCCTTCTCAGCCGAGTTGGCCCAACTCAGACAGGTATTGGCGGCAAAAGCCCTGGCGCTGTCGGAGCACCGAAGGAAAAAAGCGGTCGAGCTGGCCGCGGCGGTCAACCGGGAACTGGCGGAACTGGCCATGGCCGGCGTCCGGTTCGAAATCAATCTGGATTACCGTACCAGCCCGGAAGGACTGGAACTGCCCGATGGCCCCCGGGTCGCGGTGGATACTACCGGTATCGATCGAATCGAATTCCTGGCGGCCACCAATCCTGGAGAGCCAGCCAAGCCGCTGGAAAAAATTGCTTCCACCGGTGAACTGTCGCGCTTCACGCTGGCGGTTAAAACCGCCCTGGCTCGGGCCGATCGGGTGCCGGTGCTCATTTTCGATGAAATCGACATCGGTGTCGGCGGCCGCTCCGGAGACATCATCGGTCTCAAGCTGGCCACACTGGCTGAGAGCCATCAGGTCATCTGTGTCACCCATCTGCCGCAGATTGCCGTCTACGCCGGTCACCACTTCACCGTCGCCAAAAACGATTCCAACGGCCGTACCGTCAGCCGGCTCACCGAACTGAGCGAGGATGACCGGGTTACTGAACTGGCCATGATGCTGTCCGGTACCGATTCCCGGGTATCCCGGGACGGCGCCACCGAACTGCTGGCCCGGTCGGCCGCGTTCCGGGCGCGGGGGAAGGATAAGCCTGTTTGA
- a CDS encoding Endonuclease/exonuclease/phosphatase (PFAM: Endonuclease/exonuclease/phosphatase~KEGG: deg:DehalGT_0139 endonuclease/exonuclease/phosphatase): MIRYMRRRGLSFSMGLRLPEVIPAVGLPALVILIGLQCIRVLVAGLTWTLGDTYGLGAPVLGIIALGIFGASFLAGPLRRRVSYRGIIWATAGSLIVCRTLLQFSPGGALLDIVWAGLAIVAFVLFLPVYLDEARRQGNSAMPRFAGGFLSGLILDTIIYGTAGTLDIAYQTAVLPVAVTIITLILLGWFTWRHLEDVLDSSSFNFKGKAGAWLAVGPFLFLQLLVLHNLPALSALTGWTTGAAFLWLVAAQVIGLLAAFYFHSLQEDTIYFITLFSAGILITFSLFPYLTGWTEAGLLLLGQIAASQLFFAVVIGMTTGVRRGGTISLPLANGIGMILLAVFILAYYAPFQIALPYNNSILLAVAAVMVAGGGMTSLRHMGPRLRIGHDLWRRALVTGLAVLLLPTGTLLAFPTPSATADNGMPLRVATYNLHNGFNAVGKLDLEALAQNIEDSGADVVALQEISRGWLVNGRVDMLEWLSRRLDMPYYFGPSSGPFWGNALLSRYPITSAVNVPLPSEGLPLERSFIAAILQVDGLNFQVIAVHLHHVEGDSDIRVAQVSALLDFYNRSSRTVIMGDFNAEPNDQEIKLMRAAGLRDIMLSLEPPPAYTFRSDDLFQRIDYIWVSPDLVWSEVRLITGTASDHRGVVADIED; the protein is encoded by the coding sequence ATGATTAGATATATGCGCCGCCGCGGATTGTCCTTCTCCATGGGTCTTCGCCTGCCGGAAGTGATTCCAGCGGTCGGTCTGCCAGCGCTGGTTATTCTAATCGGGCTCCAGTGTATCCGCGTGCTGGTGGCCGGACTGACCTGGACCCTGGGCGACACCTACGGCCTGGGTGCCCCGGTGCTGGGAATCATCGCCCTCGGCATTTTCGGCGCCTCGTTTCTGGCCGGCCCGCTCCGCCGCAGAGTATCTTACCGGGGCATCATCTGGGCTACCGCCGGTTCTCTCATCGTCTGCCGGACTTTACTGCAATTCTCACCGGGTGGCGCGCTTCTTGACATCGTCTGGGCCGGCCTGGCCATCGTCGCCTTCGTCCTCTTCCTGCCGGTGTACCTGGATGAAGCCCGGCGTCAGGGCAATTCGGCCATGCCCAGATTCGCCGGGGGATTTCTGTCCGGATTGATTCTGGACACCATTATCTACGGGACGGCCGGCACCCTGGATATCGCCTACCAGACTGCCGTTCTGCCGGTGGCGGTCACCATCATCACCCTTATCCTCCTGGGCTGGTTCACGTGGCGTCATCTGGAAGACGTGCTGGACTCGTCTTCCTTTAATTTCAAGGGCAAGGCCGGGGCCTGGCTGGCAGTCGGGCCTTTTCTATTTCTCCAGTTGCTGGTTCTGCATAATCTGCCGGCCCTGTCGGCCCTCACCGGCTGGACTACCGGTGCCGCCTTTTTGTGGCTGGTCGCCGCCCAGGTAATCGGACTGCTGGCGGCATTCTACTTCCACAGCCTGCAGGAAGATACCATATATTTCATCACCCTGTTCTCCGCCGGTATCCTGATCACCTTCTCCCTGTTCCCCTACCTTACCGGCTGGACGGAAGCCGGGTTGCTTCTGCTGGGACAGATCGCCGCTTCCCAGTTGTTTTTCGCCGTCGTCATCGGCATGACCACGGGGGTGCGCCGCGGCGGTACCATCAGTCTGCCGCTGGCTAACGGTATCGGCATGATACTGCTGGCTGTCTTCATACTGGCGTATTACGCCCCTTTTCAGATTGCCCTGCCCTATAACAACTCCATCCTGCTGGCCGTGGCGGCGGTAATGGTCGCCGGCGGCGGCATGACCTCTCTGCGCCACATGGGACCCCGCCTGCGTATCGGCCATGACCTTTGGCGCCGCGCCCTGGTGACAGGTCTGGCCGTCCTGCTACTGCCAACCGGTACTCTGCTGGCCTTCCCGACGCCATCGGCTACCGCCGATAACGGCATGCCACTCAGAGTGGCCACCTACAATCTCCATAACGGCTTCAACGCTGTCGGCAAACTTGACCTGGAAGCCCTGGCCCAAAATATAGAGGATTCCGGCGCCGACGTCGTCGCCCTCCAGGAAATCTCCCGTGGCTGGCTGGTCAACGGCCGGGTCGATATGCTGGAATGGCTGTCGCGCCGCCTGGATATGCCCTATTACTTCGGCCCGTCCTCCGGCCCGTTCTGGGGTAACGCCTTATTGTCCCGTTATCCCATCACCTCCGCGGTCAACGTCCCCCTGCCCTCGGAAGGCCTGCCGCTGGAGCGTTCGTTCATCGCCGCCATTCTCCAGGTCGACGGCTTGAATTTCCAGGTTATCGCCGTCCATCTGCACCACGTCGAAGGTGACTCCGATATCAGGGTAGCTCAGGTTTCCGCCCTGCTCGATTTTTACAACCGCTCCTCCCGGACAGTCATCATGGGTGATTTCAACGCCGAGCCCAACGACCAGGAAATCAAGCTCATGCGCGCCGCCGGACTCCGGGATATCATGTTGTCTCTGGAACCACCCCCGGCTTACACTTTCCGCTCCGACGACCTGTTCCAGCGTATCGATTACATCTGGGTTTCTCCCGACCTCGTCTGGTCGGAAGTCCGGTTGATTACCGGCACCGCCTCAGACCATCGGGGCGTAGTCGCCGACATTGAAGACTGA
- a CDS encoding General substrate transporter (PFAM: General substrate transporter~KEGG: det:DET1299 major facilitator family transporter), with translation MANIVNSAKNGAQSLKKVIFASSAGTMIEWYDFYIFGSLGTVVAPKFYSTETELGAIIAWLATFAVGFIVRPFGAIVFGRIGDLVGRKFTFIITMSIMGLATFAVGLLPTKEVLGDFAGIILITLRILQGLALGGEYGGAATYVAEHTPHGRRGFYTSFIQTTATLGLLLSLSVILITRLILGEQGFDDWGWRVPFLISIILVAVSLWIRMSLRESPLFQKLKDTNTVSKNPLKESFANPYNLKWVALALFGATMGQGVVWYTGQFYALYYLQNIFKVDLLDSNFIMAGAIVVATPLFLFFGWLSDKIGRKKVMMTALALAVLSYYPIYGAMAAFAPVDTGQQFLFSYVGYQPVMLSVLIFIQIVFVTMIYGPIAAFLVELFPTKIRYTSMSLPYHIGNGVFGGLVPIIGLQMIEATGNNYSGLWWPMLIAGICFIVGMTLLKETNKVDIDDESASFGARDKAKAEA, from the coding sequence ATGGCGAATATCGTTAATTCTGCCAAAAACGGCGCGCAGAGTTTGAAAAAAGTCATCTTCGCGTCATCAGCCGGTACCATGATCGAATGGTACGACTTCTATATCTTCGGTTCCCTGGGCACTGTAGTCGCCCCAAAATTTTATTCAACTGAAACGGAATTAGGAGCCATCATCGCCTGGCTGGCGACCTTTGCCGTCGGTTTCATCGTCCGGCCTTTCGGCGCCATCGTGTTCGGCCGCATCGGGGATTTGGTCGGCCGGAAGTTCACCTTTATCATCACCATGTCCATCATGGGTCTGGCAACTTTTGCTGTCGGCCTGCTGCCCACCAAAGAAGTGCTGGGTGATTTCGCCGGCATCATCCTGATTACCCTGCGTATTCTACAAGGCCTGGCGCTGGGCGGTGAATACGGCGGCGCGGCAACGTATGTCGCCGAGCATACCCCTCACGGGCGTCGGGGTTTCTACACCAGCTTCATTCAGACGACCGCAACACTTGGTCTGTTGCTGTCGCTGAGCGTCATCCTCATTACCCGTTTAATTCTCGGAGAGCAAGGCTTTGACGACTGGGGCTGGCGGGTGCCGTTCCTGATTTCCATCATACTGGTGGCGGTTTCGCTGTGGATCCGCATGTCGTTGCGGGAATCACCCCTGTTCCAGAAACTCAAGGATACCAATACGGTTTCCAAGAACCCGCTCAAGGAAAGTTTCGCTAATCCATACAACCTGAAATGGGTGGCGCTGGCTCTGTTCGGCGCGACCATGGGGCAGGGCGTTGTCTGGTATACCGGCCAGTTTTACGCGCTTTATTACCTGCAGAATATATTCAAAGTAGATCTGCTGGATTCCAACTTCATCATGGCCGGAGCCATTGTTGTGGCTACACCCTTGTTCTTGTTCTTCGGCTGGCTGTCGGATAAAATCGGCCGCAAGAAGGTCATGATGACCGCTCTGGCGCTGGCGGTATTGAGTTACTATCCCATATACGGAGCTATGGCCGCGTTCGCCCCGGTGGACACCGGCCAGCAGTTCCTCTTCAGCTATGTCGGTTATCAACCGGTGATGTTGAGTGTCCTGATATTTATCCAGATAGTCTTTGTCACCATGATTTACGGGCCGATTGCGGCCTTCCTGGTGGAACTGTTCCCGACCAAGATCCGTTATACCTCGATGTCGCTACCTTACCACATCGGTAACGGTGTGTTCGGCGGTCTGGTGCCCATCATCGGTCTTCAGATGATTGAGGCCACCGGCAATAACTATTCCGGTCTGTGGTGGCCGATGCTCATTGCCGGTATCTGTTTCATTGTCGGTATGACCCTGCTCAAGGAGACCAACAAAGTGGATATCGATGACGAAAGCGCTTCGTTTGGCGCTCGGGACAAGGCCAAAGCCGAGGCTTGA
- a CDS encoding Hydroxypyruvate reductase (KEGG: mpd:MCP_1988 putative glycerate kinase~PFAM: MOFRL domain protein) has translation MRVRNREELAQSPAAEAALDIVEAGITAVLPEVLLRRALAYRPDDDVLAVGEAEYALNGGRLFVIGGGKAAGGMALALERLIGAGRITAGMVVTRRPGDGPSVIEILPGGHPLPDGRGVAATGRMLAMKEAYGIGAGDTVVCLISGGASALMAYPVPGILLEDKRRLTELLMGSGADITEMNTIRKHISAVKGGRLGRHFAPARVISLVISDVVTDDLSVIASGPTTPDPATFSHAVAVIDRYRLAGRVPLAILRYLSDGVAGGRPETPKSLDNCHNYVIGNVKTALKAMTEAACRAGYRAVIIDDGLNGDTEGKAVEIAAAIRSGRYAGYDALVAGGETTIELTESHGRGGRNQHFAAVTLREMAEFNEPWLAITVGSDGADYLDGVAGAMVSRGTAERVAKKGVPVADYIKNCDTWSLFRETGGTLVVTGDTGTNVGDLALYLLK, from the coding sequence GCCTACCGGCCGGATGACGATGTGCTGGCGGTTGGTGAGGCGGAGTATGCCCTGAACGGCGGTCGGCTGTTCGTCATCGGCGGCGGCAAGGCCGCCGGGGGCATGGCCTTGGCCCTGGAACGGCTGATCGGCGCCGGGCGTATCACTGCCGGGATGGTGGTGACCAGGCGGCCGGGTGATGGCCCGTCCGTGATAGAGATACTGCCCGGGGGGCATCCGCTACCGGACGGACGTGGAGTAGCGGCTACCGGCCGGATGCTGGCAATGAAAGAGGCGTACGGCATCGGGGCCGGTGACACTGTAGTCTGCCTTATTTCCGGCGGCGCTTCGGCCTTGATGGCGTATCCGGTGCCCGGCATATTGCTTGAAGACAAGCGGCGGCTGACGGAACTGCTGATGGGTTCCGGTGCTGACATTACCGAAATGAATACCATCCGCAAGCATATTTCCGCCGTCAAAGGCGGCCGGCTGGGGCGGCACTTCGCGCCGGCCAGGGTTATTTCGCTGGTGATTTCCGATGTTGTCACTGACGACTTGAGCGTCATCGCCTCCGGACCGACAACGCCGGACCCGGCCACCTTCAGCCACGCTGTGGCGGTCATCGACCGTTACCGTCTGGCAGGCCGGGTACCGCTGGCGATTCTGCGGTACCTCAGCGACGGCGTCGCCGGTGGAAGACCGGAAACGCCGAAATCACTGGATAACTGTCATAATTACGTCATCGGTAATGTGAAAACCGCTTTGAAGGCTATGACCGAGGCGGCCTGCCGGGCTGGTTATCGGGCGGTGATTATCGATGACGGGCTGAATGGTGATACTGAGGGGAAAGCGGTGGAAATAGCCGCGGCCATCAGATCTGGCCGATATGCCGGGTACGACGCCCTGGTGGCCGGCGGTGAGACGACCATCGAACTGACCGAAAGTCACGGCCGGGGCGGACGCAACCAGCATTTTGCGGCGGTGACGCTGAGGGAAATGGCCGAATTCAACGAACCCTGGCTGGCGATAACGGTCGGTTCTGACGGGGCCGATTATCTGGATGGCGTAGCCGGAGCCATGGTCAGCCGGGGGACTGCCGAAAGGGTAGCGAAAAAAGGGGTACCGGTGGCTGATTACATTAAGAACTGTGATACATGGTCCCTGTTCCGGGAAACAGGGGGCACACTGGTAGTGACCGGAGATACAGGCACCAACGTCGGTGATCTGGCGCTGTACTTACTAAAGTAA
- a CDS encoding isochorismatase hydrolase (PFAM: isochorismatase hydrolase~KEGG: cts:Ctha_1559 isochorismatase hydrolase) — MLEPQNTLLLIIDVQEKLFRVMDEKSALLKNIVALARGSALLEIPAIITEQNPDGLGPTLKEITDARPEALVSTKFSFDCCGETGFTEMLSRTGRRQIIVCGIESHICVYQTAMGLREAGYAVQVVADAVASRSPANRELALRRLEKEGIALTGTEMALFELLRTARADLFKAVSALIK, encoded by the coding sequence ATGCTGGAGCCCCAAAACACCCTGCTGTTGATAATCGATGTCCAGGAAAAACTGTTCCGGGTGATGGATGAAAAATCAGCCCTGCTGAAGAACATCGTTGCCCTGGCGCGAGGAAGCGCCCTCCTCGAGATACCGGCCATCATCACCGAGCAGAACCCTGACGGCCTGGGGCCGACCCTGAAGGAAATAACCGACGCCCGGCCGGAGGCGCTGGTTAGTACCAAATTCAGCTTCGACTGTTGCGGAGAAACGGGGTTTACCGAAATGCTGTCCCGGACCGGCCGCAGACAGATTATCGTCTGCGGCATTGAAAGCCATATCTGCGTTTATCAGACTGCGATGGGACTGCGTGAAGCCGGGTATGCGGTACAGGTGGTCGCCGATGCGGTGGCTTCGCGTTCTCCGGCCAACCGGGAACTGGCGTTACGTCGACTGGAAAAAGAAGGCATCGCGTTGACCGGGACTGAAATGGCGCTGTTCGAACTGCTTCGGACGGCCAGGGCCGACCTTTTCAAGGCAGTCTCCGCCCTGATAAAATAA
- a CDS encoding flavodoxin/nitric oxide synthase (PFAM: flavodoxin/nitric oxide synthase~KEGG: cbe:Cbei_3018 beta-lactamase domain-containing protein) produces the protein MKTEISKNIFWVGSVDWNLRQFHGHELSTHRGSTYNSYIIKDEKTVLIDTVWSPFSSRLIDNIKEVIDPATIDYVIAAHAEADHSGSLPEIMNLCPNARVIVSSRGMDSIPGHYHRPWNFQPVKTGDTLKLGRTTLSFIEAPMLHWPDNLLTYANHGAVLFSSDAFGQHFASSGRFNDQVDRVALYQEAEKYYANILTPFSAMVTKKIDEILALNLPLELIAPSHGLIWRDNPAQIVTAYREWAVQKPEQSAVIVFDTMWHATRLMAEAVGEGLTETGVPFEIHNAATADRNDVITSIFRAGALVLGSPTFNQGVLPTLAPVLTDIKGLKFKNKIGAAFGSYGWSGESLGLLEKHLEESGIPVAVPGVRAKWQPGTEDIESCRALGRRLGAEIKNR, from the coding sequence ATGAAAACAGAGATTTCCAAAAATATTTTCTGGGTCGGCTCAGTTGACTGGAATTTACGGCAATTCCACGGCCACGAACTCTCCACTCACCGGGGCTCCACTTACAACTCCTATATCATCAAGGATGAGAAGACCGTCCTGATCGATACCGTCTGGTCGCCCTTTTCCTCTCGGCTGATAGACAATATAAAAGAAGTAATCGACCCCGCCACTATCGACTACGTCATCGCCGCCCACGCGGAAGCCGACCACTCCGGCTCACTGCCGGAAATCATGAATCTCTGTCCCAACGCCCGGGTAATCGTTTCTTCACGGGGTATGGACAGCATTCCCGGTCACTACCACCGGCCCTGGAACTTCCAGCCGGTCAAAACCGGGGACACACTGAAGCTGGGGCGGACTACCTTGAGCTTCATTGAAGCCCCGATGCTTCACTGGCCGGACAATCTGCTGACCTACGCCAACCATGGCGCGGTGTTGTTTTCCTCCGACGCCTTCGGCCAGCACTTCGCTTCATCCGGCCGTTTTAACGACCAGGTTGACCGGGTTGCCCTTTACCAGGAAGCCGAAAAATATTACGCCAATATCCTCACCCCCTTCAGCGCCATGGTTACTAAAAAAATCGATGAAATACTGGCCCTGAACCTGCCCCTGGAACTGATTGCGCCCTCCCACGGCCTTATCTGGCGGGATAACCCCGCACAAATCGTGACCGCCTACCGGGAATGGGCTGTCCAGAAGCCAGAGCAAAGCGCCGTCATCGTTTTCGATACCATGTGGCACGCCACCCGGTTGATGGCTGAGGCTGTCGGCGAAGGCCTGACCGAGACCGGCGTCCCGTTCGAAATCCACAATGCCGCCACCGCCGACCGTAATGACGTCATCACCAGCATCTTCCGTGCCGGAGCGCTCGTTCTCGGCTCGCCGACCTTCAATCAGGGCGTCCTGCCGACACTGGCGCCGGTGCTGACCGACATCAAGGGCTTGAAGTTCAAAAACAAGATTGGGGCGGCCTTCGGCAGTTACGGCTGGAGCGGTGAAAGCCTTGGCCTGCTGGAAAAACACCTCGAAGAATCAGGCATACCGGTGGCCGTGCCTGGCGTCAGGGCCAAATGGCAACCCGGTACGGAAGACATTGAGTCCTGCCGCGCCCTCGGCCGCCGCCTGGGAGCAGAAATCAAAAACAGATAA